A stretch of the Ptiloglossa arizonensis isolate GNS036 chromosome 1, iyPtiAriz1_principal, whole genome shotgun sequence genome encodes the following:
- the Pfk gene encoding ATP-dependent 6-phosphofructokinase isoform X1 translates to MAEDLAAQRFIKPGSHKGQGLAVFTSGGDSQGMNAAVRAVVRMGIYLGCKVFFIKEGYQGMVDGGENIVEATWSSVSCIIHRGGTVIGSARCTEFREHSGRRKAAKNLVIRGITNLVVIGGDGSLTGANLFKEEWSDLLKELAQAGEITMEQSDKYQHLHIVGMVGSIDNDFCGTDMTIGTDSALHRIIESIDAIVSTAYSHQRTFIMEVMGRHCGYLALVAAICCEADFVFIPEWPPEQDWPSKLCRKLLQERLTGQRLNIIIVAEGAVDRNGEPITAEKVHKVVVDKLQQDTRITVLGHVQRGGNPSAFDRVLGCRMGAEAVMALMEATPETEACVVTLDGNQAVRLPLMECVRRTKAVAQAMSDKNWDLAVQLRGKGFARNLETYKMLTRLKAPVDHDPHRESNGPTLTKRFTLCGQDHYTLGVMHIGSPSCGMNAAVRSFVRNCIYRGDKVYGICDGVLGLMAGKFKLMDWPSVTGWVAQGGAYLGTKRTPPKEDQLPQIAKMLKEYGIQALLIIGGFEGYQTGLTFFKARDKYDEFKIPIAMIPATISNNVPGTEFSLGCDTALNEITEICDRIRQSAQGTKRRVFIIETMGGYCGYLATVAGLAGGADAAYIFEEKFNIKDLNQDVIAMAAKMSEGVQRGLILRNENANLNYNTDFMQRLFSEEGKGLFSCRMNIIGHMQQGGSPTPFDRNLGTKMGSKAVEWFSNQLRKCTNAEGKTVTLEADSAVMIGIVRRQYRFTPFSELLEDTDFEHRIPKYQWWMKLRPLLKVLAKHESTYEEEGLYITVEEMDLDNDPPLV, encoded by the exons ATGGCAGAAGATCTAGCAGCGCAAAGGTTCATAAAACCTGGTAGTCATAAAGGTCAAGGACTTGCAGTCTTTACCAGTGGAGGAGATTCTCAAG gaATGAATGCTGCAGTTCGAGCAGTAGTTAGAATGGGTATTTATTTAGGATGTAAAGTTTTCTTCATTAAAGAAGGCTACCAGGGTATGGTGGATGGTGGAGAAAATATCGTAGAGGCAACTTGGTCTTCTGTATCTTGCATCATCCATAGG gGTGGCACAGTAATAGGTTCTGCTCGATGTACAGAATTCAGAGAACACTCTGGTCGCAGAAAAGCAGCTAAAAATTTAGTAATTCGTGGAATAACTAATTTAGTTGTAATTGGTGGTGATGGTTCCCTTACTGGTGCAAATCTTTTTAAAGAAGAATGGTCTGATTTATTAAAAGAATTAGCACAGGCTG GTGAAATAACTATGGAGCAATCAGACAAATACCAACACTTACACATCGTCGGTATGGTGGGTTCTATAGACAATGATTTTTGCGGAACCGACATGACTATTGGTACCGATTCTGCGTTACATCGTATTATTGAAAGCATTGATGCAATCGTCAGTACTGCGTATTCTCATCAAAGAACATTCATTATGGAAGTTATGGGTCGTCATTGTGG TTACCTGGCTCTAGTGGCAGCCATATGTTGCGAAGCTGACTTTGTGTTCATCCCAGAATGGCCACCTGAACAAGATTGGCCAAGCAAGCTGTGCAGAAAATTGTTGCAG GAGCGACTCACTGGACAACGACTTAATATTATAATCGTAGCAGAAGGAGCTGTGGACAGGAACGGCGAACCAATTACTGCTGAAAAAGTTCATAAAGTTGTTGTTGATAAACTACAACAAGATACCAGAATTACTGTCCTTGGTCATGTTCAAAGAGGTGGTAATCCATCAGCTTTTGATAGAGTTCTG GGTTGTCGAATGGGTGCAGAAGCTGTAATGGCTTTGATGGAAGCAACGCCGGAGACCGAAGCTTGTGTCGTTACGTTGGACGGAAATCAAGCTGTTAGATTACCACTTATGGAGTGTGTCCGTCGTACAAAAGCAGTAGCGCAAGCTATGTCCGATAAAAATTGGGACCTTGCCGTTCAACTTCGCGGAAA aGGATTCGCTCGTAATCTAGAGACATACAAGATGTTGACTCGTCTAAAGGCACCCGTGGATCATGATCCGCACAGG GAAAGTAATGGCCCTACATTAACAAAG CGATTCACTTTATGTGGACAA GACCACTATACGTTAGGTGTAATGCATATAGGATCGCCTTCTTGCGGCATGAATGCAGCGGTGCGTTCGTTTGTTAGGAACTGCATCTATCGAGGTGACAAG GTTTACGGCATTTGCGATGGAGTATTAGGACTTATGGCTGGAAAGTTTAAATTAATGGATTGGCCTTCTGTCACTGGGTGGGTGGCGCAAGGTGGTGCTTACTTAGGAACGAAACGTACTCCGCCTAAAGAAGATCAGTTACCACAAATTGCTAAGATGCTTAAGGAATATGGAATTCAAGCTTTGCTTATTATAGGaggtttcgag GGTTATCAAACTGGACTTACTTTCTTCAAAGCTAGGGATAAGTACGACGAatttaaaattcctattgctatgATTCCGGCAACTATTAGCAATAATGTTCCAGGGACTGAATTTTCGTTAGGTTGTGACACTGCTTTAAACGAAATTACAGAG atcTGTGATCGAATCCGCCAGTCAGCACAGGGTACAAAACGTCGAGTATTTATTATTGAAACTATGGGTGGATATTGCGGTTATTTAGCTACGGTCGCTGGATTGGCCGGTGGAGCTGATGCAGCatatattttcgaagaaaagtttAATATCAAAGATTTAAATCAGGATGTCATTGCGATGGCTGCAAAGATGTCTGAAGGTGTACAAAGAGGTCTTATTCTGAGAAATGAAAAtgctaatttaaattacaatacaGATTTTATGCAGAGACTTTTTAGCGAAGAAGGAAAGGGTCTGTTCAGTTGTAGAATGAACATTATTG GTCATATGCAACAAGGTGGTTCGCCCACTCCATTTGACCGTAACTTGGGTACAAAAATGGGTTCTAAAGCGGTCGAATGGTTTAGCAACCAGTTAAGGAAATGTACTAATGCGGAGGGTAAAACGGTAACTTTGGAAGCTGATTCAGCAGTTATGATTGGTATTGTGCGAAGACAGTATAGATTTACACCATTCTCAGAGCTTCTTGAGGATACTGATTTTGA aCATCGCATTCCAAAATATCAGTGGTGGATGAAACTACGACCATTACTTAAAGTTTTAGCAAAGCACGAGTCTACGTACGAGGAAGAAGGACTTTATATAACTGTCGAAGAAATGGATCTTGATAATGATCCACCACTTGTCTAA
- the Pfk gene encoding ATP-dependent 6-phosphofructokinase isoform X2: MAEDLAAQRFIKPGSHKGQGLAVFTSGGDSQGMNAAVRAVVRMGIYLGCKVFFIKEGYQGMVDGGENIVEATWSSVSCIIHRGGTVIGSARCTEFREHSGRRKAAKNLVIRGITNLVVIGGDGSLTGANLFKEEWSDLLKELAQAGEITMEQSDKYQHLHIVGMVGSIDNDFCGTDMTIGTDSALHRIIESIDAIVSTAYSHQRTFIMEVMGRHCGYLGIVGALAAEADYVFCPESPPPVDWPDKLCRKLEQERLTGQRLNIIIVAEGAVDRNGEPITAEKVHKVVVDKLQQDTRITVLGHVQRGGNPSAFDRVLGCRMGAEAVMALMEATPETEACVVTLDGNQAVRLPLMECVRRTKAVAQAMSDKNWDLAVQLRGKGFARNLETYKMLTRLKAPVDHDPHRESNGPTLTKRFTLCGQDHYTLGVMHIGSPSCGMNAAVRSFVRNCIYRGDKVYGICDGVLGLMAGKFKLMDWPSVTGWVAQGGAYLGTKRTPPKEDQLPQIAKMLKEYGIQALLIIGGFEGYQTGLTFFKARDKYDEFKIPIAMIPATISNNVPGTEFSLGCDTALNEITEICDRIRQSAQGTKRRVFIIETMGGYCGYLATVAGLAGGADAAYIFEEKFNIKDLNQDVIAMAAKMSEGVQRGLILRNENANLNYNTDFMQRLFSEEGKGLFSCRMNIIGHMQQGGSPTPFDRNLGTKMGSKAVEWFSNQLRKCTNAEGKTVTLEADSAVMIGIVRRQYRFTPFSELLEDTDFEHRIPKYQWWMKLRPLLKVLAKHESTYEEEGLYITVEEMDLDNDPPLV, translated from the exons ATGGCAGAAGATCTAGCAGCGCAAAGGTTCATAAAACCTGGTAGTCATAAAGGTCAAGGACTTGCAGTCTTTACCAGTGGAGGAGATTCTCAAG gaATGAATGCTGCAGTTCGAGCAGTAGTTAGAATGGGTATTTATTTAGGATGTAAAGTTTTCTTCATTAAAGAAGGCTACCAGGGTATGGTGGATGGTGGAGAAAATATCGTAGAGGCAACTTGGTCTTCTGTATCTTGCATCATCCATAGG gGTGGCACAGTAATAGGTTCTGCTCGATGTACAGAATTCAGAGAACACTCTGGTCGCAGAAAAGCAGCTAAAAATTTAGTAATTCGTGGAATAACTAATTTAGTTGTAATTGGTGGTGATGGTTCCCTTACTGGTGCAAATCTTTTTAAAGAAGAATGGTCTGATTTATTAAAAGAATTAGCACAGGCTG GTGAAATAACTATGGAGCAATCAGACAAATACCAACACTTACACATCGTCGGTATGGTGGGTTCTATAGACAATGATTTTTGCGGAACCGACATGACTATTGGTACCGATTCTGCGTTACATCGTATTATTGAAAGCATTGATGCAATCGTCAGTACTGCGTATTCTCATCAAAGAACATTCATTATGGAAGTTATGGGTCGTCATTGTGG GTATCTGGGAATTGTGGGTGCTTTAGCTGCAGAGGCAGATTATGTTTTCTGCCCAGAATCGCCACCTCCTGTTGACTGGCCTGATAAACTATGTAGAAAGTTGGAGCAG GAGCGACTCACTGGACAACGACTTAATATTATAATCGTAGCAGAAGGAGCTGTGGACAGGAACGGCGAACCAATTACTGCTGAAAAAGTTCATAAAGTTGTTGTTGATAAACTACAACAAGATACCAGAATTACTGTCCTTGGTCATGTTCAAAGAGGTGGTAATCCATCAGCTTTTGATAGAGTTCTG GGTTGTCGAATGGGTGCAGAAGCTGTAATGGCTTTGATGGAAGCAACGCCGGAGACCGAAGCTTGTGTCGTTACGTTGGACGGAAATCAAGCTGTTAGATTACCACTTATGGAGTGTGTCCGTCGTACAAAAGCAGTAGCGCAAGCTATGTCCGATAAAAATTGGGACCTTGCCGTTCAACTTCGCGGAAA aGGATTCGCTCGTAATCTAGAGACATACAAGATGTTGACTCGTCTAAAGGCACCCGTGGATCATGATCCGCACAGG GAAAGTAATGGCCCTACATTAACAAAG CGATTCACTTTATGTGGACAA GACCACTATACGTTAGGTGTAATGCATATAGGATCGCCTTCTTGCGGCATGAATGCAGCGGTGCGTTCGTTTGTTAGGAACTGCATCTATCGAGGTGACAAG GTTTACGGCATTTGCGATGGAGTATTAGGACTTATGGCTGGAAAGTTTAAATTAATGGATTGGCCTTCTGTCACTGGGTGGGTGGCGCAAGGTGGTGCTTACTTAGGAACGAAACGTACTCCGCCTAAAGAAGATCAGTTACCACAAATTGCTAAGATGCTTAAGGAATATGGAATTCAAGCTTTGCTTATTATAGGaggtttcgag GGTTATCAAACTGGACTTACTTTCTTCAAAGCTAGGGATAAGTACGACGAatttaaaattcctattgctatgATTCCGGCAACTATTAGCAATAATGTTCCAGGGACTGAATTTTCGTTAGGTTGTGACACTGCTTTAAACGAAATTACAGAG atcTGTGATCGAATCCGCCAGTCAGCACAGGGTACAAAACGTCGAGTATTTATTATTGAAACTATGGGTGGATATTGCGGTTATTTAGCTACGGTCGCTGGATTGGCCGGTGGAGCTGATGCAGCatatattttcgaagaaaagtttAATATCAAAGATTTAAATCAGGATGTCATTGCGATGGCTGCAAAGATGTCTGAAGGTGTACAAAGAGGTCTTATTCTGAGAAATGAAAAtgctaatttaaattacaatacaGATTTTATGCAGAGACTTTTTAGCGAAGAAGGAAAGGGTCTGTTCAGTTGTAGAATGAACATTATTG GTCATATGCAACAAGGTGGTTCGCCCACTCCATTTGACCGTAACTTGGGTACAAAAATGGGTTCTAAAGCGGTCGAATGGTTTAGCAACCAGTTAAGGAAATGTACTAATGCGGAGGGTAAAACGGTAACTTTGGAAGCTGATTCAGCAGTTATGATTGGTATTGTGCGAAGACAGTATAGATTTACACCATTCTCAGAGCTTCTTGAGGATACTGATTTTGA aCATCGCATTCCAAAATATCAGTGGTGGATGAAACTACGACCATTACTTAAAGTTTTAGCAAAGCACGAGTCTACGTACGAGGAAGAAGGACTTTATATAACTGTCGAAGAAATGGATCTTGATAATGATCCACCACTTGTCTAA
- the Pfk gene encoding ATP-dependent 6-phosphofructokinase isoform X3: MAEDLAAQRFIKPGSHKGQGLAVFTSGGDSQGMNAAVRAVVRMGIYLGCKVFFIKEGYQGMVDGGENIVEATWSSVSCIIHRGGTVIGSARCTEFREHSGRRKAAKNLVIRGITNLVVIGGDGSLTGANLFKEEWSDLLKELAQAGEITMEQSDKYQHLHIVGMVGSIDNDFCGTDMTIGTDSALHRIIESIDAIVSTAYSHQRTFIMEVMGRHCGYLALVAAICCEADFVFIPEWPPEQDWPSKLCRKLLQERLTGQRLNIIIVAEGAVDRNGEPITAEKVHKVVVDKLQQDTRITVLGHVQRGGNPSAFDRVLGCRMGAEAVMALMEATPETEACVVTLDGNQAVRLPLMECVRRTKAVAQAMSDKNWDLAVQLRGKGFARNLETYKMLTRLKAPVDHDPHRESNGPTLTKDHYTLGVMHIGSPSCGMNAAVRSFVRNCIYRGDKVYGICDGVLGLMAGKFKLMDWPSVTGWVAQGGAYLGTKRTPPKEDQLPQIAKMLKEYGIQALLIIGGFEGYQTGLTFFKARDKYDEFKIPIAMIPATISNNVPGTEFSLGCDTALNEITEICDRIRQSAQGTKRRVFIIETMGGYCGYLATVAGLAGGADAAYIFEEKFNIKDLNQDVIAMAAKMSEGVQRGLILRNENANLNYNTDFMQRLFSEEGKGLFSCRMNIIGHMQQGGSPTPFDRNLGTKMGSKAVEWFSNQLRKCTNAEGKTVTLEADSAVMIGIVRRQYRFTPFSELLEDTDFEHRIPKYQWWMKLRPLLKVLAKHESTYEEEGLYITVEEMDLDNDPPLV, from the exons ATGGCAGAAGATCTAGCAGCGCAAAGGTTCATAAAACCTGGTAGTCATAAAGGTCAAGGACTTGCAGTCTTTACCAGTGGAGGAGATTCTCAAG gaATGAATGCTGCAGTTCGAGCAGTAGTTAGAATGGGTATTTATTTAGGATGTAAAGTTTTCTTCATTAAAGAAGGCTACCAGGGTATGGTGGATGGTGGAGAAAATATCGTAGAGGCAACTTGGTCTTCTGTATCTTGCATCATCCATAGG gGTGGCACAGTAATAGGTTCTGCTCGATGTACAGAATTCAGAGAACACTCTGGTCGCAGAAAAGCAGCTAAAAATTTAGTAATTCGTGGAATAACTAATTTAGTTGTAATTGGTGGTGATGGTTCCCTTACTGGTGCAAATCTTTTTAAAGAAGAATGGTCTGATTTATTAAAAGAATTAGCACAGGCTG GTGAAATAACTATGGAGCAATCAGACAAATACCAACACTTACACATCGTCGGTATGGTGGGTTCTATAGACAATGATTTTTGCGGAACCGACATGACTATTGGTACCGATTCTGCGTTACATCGTATTATTGAAAGCATTGATGCAATCGTCAGTACTGCGTATTCTCATCAAAGAACATTCATTATGGAAGTTATGGGTCGTCATTGTGG TTACCTGGCTCTAGTGGCAGCCATATGTTGCGAAGCTGACTTTGTGTTCATCCCAGAATGGCCACCTGAACAAGATTGGCCAAGCAAGCTGTGCAGAAAATTGTTGCAG GAGCGACTCACTGGACAACGACTTAATATTATAATCGTAGCAGAAGGAGCTGTGGACAGGAACGGCGAACCAATTACTGCTGAAAAAGTTCATAAAGTTGTTGTTGATAAACTACAACAAGATACCAGAATTACTGTCCTTGGTCATGTTCAAAGAGGTGGTAATCCATCAGCTTTTGATAGAGTTCTG GGTTGTCGAATGGGTGCAGAAGCTGTAATGGCTTTGATGGAAGCAACGCCGGAGACCGAAGCTTGTGTCGTTACGTTGGACGGAAATCAAGCTGTTAGATTACCACTTATGGAGTGTGTCCGTCGTACAAAAGCAGTAGCGCAAGCTATGTCCGATAAAAATTGGGACCTTGCCGTTCAACTTCGCGGAAA aGGATTCGCTCGTAATCTAGAGACATACAAGATGTTGACTCGTCTAAAGGCACCCGTGGATCATGATCCGCACAGG GAAAGTAATGGCCCTACATTAACAAAG GACCACTATACGTTAGGTGTAATGCATATAGGATCGCCTTCTTGCGGCATGAATGCAGCGGTGCGTTCGTTTGTTAGGAACTGCATCTATCGAGGTGACAAG GTTTACGGCATTTGCGATGGAGTATTAGGACTTATGGCTGGAAAGTTTAAATTAATGGATTGGCCTTCTGTCACTGGGTGGGTGGCGCAAGGTGGTGCTTACTTAGGAACGAAACGTACTCCGCCTAAAGAAGATCAGTTACCACAAATTGCTAAGATGCTTAAGGAATATGGAATTCAAGCTTTGCTTATTATAGGaggtttcgag GGTTATCAAACTGGACTTACTTTCTTCAAAGCTAGGGATAAGTACGACGAatttaaaattcctattgctatgATTCCGGCAACTATTAGCAATAATGTTCCAGGGACTGAATTTTCGTTAGGTTGTGACACTGCTTTAAACGAAATTACAGAG atcTGTGATCGAATCCGCCAGTCAGCACAGGGTACAAAACGTCGAGTATTTATTATTGAAACTATGGGTGGATATTGCGGTTATTTAGCTACGGTCGCTGGATTGGCCGGTGGAGCTGATGCAGCatatattttcgaagaaaagtttAATATCAAAGATTTAAATCAGGATGTCATTGCGATGGCTGCAAAGATGTCTGAAGGTGTACAAAGAGGTCTTATTCTGAGAAATGAAAAtgctaatttaaattacaatacaGATTTTATGCAGAGACTTTTTAGCGAAGAAGGAAAGGGTCTGTTCAGTTGTAGAATGAACATTATTG GTCATATGCAACAAGGTGGTTCGCCCACTCCATTTGACCGTAACTTGGGTACAAAAATGGGTTCTAAAGCGGTCGAATGGTTTAGCAACCAGTTAAGGAAATGTACTAATGCGGAGGGTAAAACGGTAACTTTGGAAGCTGATTCAGCAGTTATGATTGGTATTGTGCGAAGACAGTATAGATTTACACCATTCTCAGAGCTTCTTGAGGATACTGATTTTGA aCATCGCATTCCAAAATATCAGTGGTGGATGAAACTACGACCATTACTTAAAGTTTTAGCAAAGCACGAGTCTACGTACGAGGAAGAAGGACTTTATATAACTGTCGAAGAAATGGATCTTGATAATGATCCACCACTTGTCTAA
- the Pfk gene encoding ATP-dependent 6-phosphofructokinase isoform X4, translating into MAEDLAAQRFIKPGSHKGQGLAVFTSGGDSQGMNAAVRAVVRMGIYLGCKVFFIKEGYQGMVDGGENIVEATWSSVSCIIHRGGTVIGSARCTEFREHSGRRKAAKNLVIRGITNLVVIGGDGSLTGANLFKEEWSDLLKELAQAGEITMEQSDKYQHLHIVGMVGSIDNDFCGTDMTIGTDSALHRIIESIDAIVSTAYSHQRTFIMEVMGRHCGYLALVAAICCEADFVFIPEWPPEQDWPSKLCRKLLQERLTGQRLNIIIVAEGAVDRNGEPITAEKVHKVVVDKLQQDTRITVLGHVQRGGNPSAFDRVLGCRMGAEAVMALMEATPETEACVVTLDGNQAVRLPLMECVRRTKAVAQAMSDKNWDLAVQLRGKGFARNLETYKMLTRLKAPVDHDPHRDHYTLGVMHIGSPSCGMNAAVRSFVRNCIYRGDKVYGICDGVLGLMAGKFKLMDWPSVTGWVAQGGAYLGTKRTPPKEDQLPQIAKMLKEYGIQALLIIGGFEGYQTGLTFFKARDKYDEFKIPIAMIPATISNNVPGTEFSLGCDTALNEITEICDRIRQSAQGTKRRVFIIETMGGYCGYLATVAGLAGGADAAYIFEEKFNIKDLNQDVIAMAAKMSEGVQRGLILRNENANLNYNTDFMQRLFSEEGKGLFSCRMNIIGHMQQGGSPTPFDRNLGTKMGSKAVEWFSNQLRKCTNAEGKTVTLEADSAVMIGIVRRQYRFTPFSELLEDTDFEHRIPKYQWWMKLRPLLKVLAKHESTYEEEGLYITVEEMDLDNDPPLV; encoded by the exons ATGGCAGAAGATCTAGCAGCGCAAAGGTTCATAAAACCTGGTAGTCATAAAGGTCAAGGACTTGCAGTCTTTACCAGTGGAGGAGATTCTCAAG gaATGAATGCTGCAGTTCGAGCAGTAGTTAGAATGGGTATTTATTTAGGATGTAAAGTTTTCTTCATTAAAGAAGGCTACCAGGGTATGGTGGATGGTGGAGAAAATATCGTAGAGGCAACTTGGTCTTCTGTATCTTGCATCATCCATAGG gGTGGCACAGTAATAGGTTCTGCTCGATGTACAGAATTCAGAGAACACTCTGGTCGCAGAAAAGCAGCTAAAAATTTAGTAATTCGTGGAATAACTAATTTAGTTGTAATTGGTGGTGATGGTTCCCTTACTGGTGCAAATCTTTTTAAAGAAGAATGGTCTGATTTATTAAAAGAATTAGCACAGGCTG GTGAAATAACTATGGAGCAATCAGACAAATACCAACACTTACACATCGTCGGTATGGTGGGTTCTATAGACAATGATTTTTGCGGAACCGACATGACTATTGGTACCGATTCTGCGTTACATCGTATTATTGAAAGCATTGATGCAATCGTCAGTACTGCGTATTCTCATCAAAGAACATTCATTATGGAAGTTATGGGTCGTCATTGTGG TTACCTGGCTCTAGTGGCAGCCATATGTTGCGAAGCTGACTTTGTGTTCATCCCAGAATGGCCACCTGAACAAGATTGGCCAAGCAAGCTGTGCAGAAAATTGTTGCAG GAGCGACTCACTGGACAACGACTTAATATTATAATCGTAGCAGAAGGAGCTGTGGACAGGAACGGCGAACCAATTACTGCTGAAAAAGTTCATAAAGTTGTTGTTGATAAACTACAACAAGATACCAGAATTACTGTCCTTGGTCATGTTCAAAGAGGTGGTAATCCATCAGCTTTTGATAGAGTTCTG GGTTGTCGAATGGGTGCAGAAGCTGTAATGGCTTTGATGGAAGCAACGCCGGAGACCGAAGCTTGTGTCGTTACGTTGGACGGAAATCAAGCTGTTAGATTACCACTTATGGAGTGTGTCCGTCGTACAAAAGCAGTAGCGCAAGCTATGTCCGATAAAAATTGGGACCTTGCCGTTCAACTTCGCGGAAA aGGATTCGCTCGTAATCTAGAGACATACAAGATGTTGACTCGTCTAAAGGCACCCGTGGATCATGATCCGCACAGG GACCACTATACGTTAGGTGTAATGCATATAGGATCGCCTTCTTGCGGCATGAATGCAGCGGTGCGTTCGTTTGTTAGGAACTGCATCTATCGAGGTGACAAG GTTTACGGCATTTGCGATGGAGTATTAGGACTTATGGCTGGAAAGTTTAAATTAATGGATTGGCCTTCTGTCACTGGGTGGGTGGCGCAAGGTGGTGCTTACTTAGGAACGAAACGTACTCCGCCTAAAGAAGATCAGTTACCACAAATTGCTAAGATGCTTAAGGAATATGGAATTCAAGCTTTGCTTATTATAGGaggtttcgag GGTTATCAAACTGGACTTACTTTCTTCAAAGCTAGGGATAAGTACGACGAatttaaaattcctattgctatgATTCCGGCAACTATTAGCAATAATGTTCCAGGGACTGAATTTTCGTTAGGTTGTGACACTGCTTTAAACGAAATTACAGAG atcTGTGATCGAATCCGCCAGTCAGCACAGGGTACAAAACGTCGAGTATTTATTATTGAAACTATGGGTGGATATTGCGGTTATTTAGCTACGGTCGCTGGATTGGCCGGTGGAGCTGATGCAGCatatattttcgaagaaaagtttAATATCAAAGATTTAAATCAGGATGTCATTGCGATGGCTGCAAAGATGTCTGAAGGTGTACAAAGAGGTCTTATTCTGAGAAATGAAAAtgctaatttaaattacaatacaGATTTTATGCAGAGACTTTTTAGCGAAGAAGGAAAGGGTCTGTTCAGTTGTAGAATGAACATTATTG GTCATATGCAACAAGGTGGTTCGCCCACTCCATTTGACCGTAACTTGGGTACAAAAATGGGTTCTAAAGCGGTCGAATGGTTTAGCAACCAGTTAAGGAAATGTACTAATGCGGAGGGTAAAACGGTAACTTTGGAAGCTGATTCAGCAGTTATGATTGGTATTGTGCGAAGACAGTATAGATTTACACCATTCTCAGAGCTTCTTGAGGATACTGATTTTGA aCATCGCATTCCAAAATATCAGTGGTGGATGAAACTACGACCATTACTTAAAGTTTTAGCAAAGCACGAGTCTACGTACGAGGAAGAAGGACTTTATATAACTGTCGAAGAAATGGATCTTGATAATGATCCACCACTTGTCTAA
- the Tram gene encoding translocating chain-associated membrane protein 1: MVAIKGRKSSNKNPPIFSHEFIIKNHGDIVSCVTMIFVTGLMVQATSPWAYMFIAIHHNVTSDIENPTIPMKYVIGWTDACAVFFYFLITIIMHAVFQEYIFDKISKRLHLSKVKLAKFNESSQLILFYVLSAIWGIDIIVREDLLLNITSLWKEYPAPLTFSSKLFFIGQLAYWLHCYPELYFQRIKKEDIPPRVVQATIGLLFTLAAYVFNFQQVGILLLVLHYMGDAMLHGARISHFISKKEKVTKMVFLVANTMYIFARIATFAITILVFLYGLSEIDSSFDYITGNYNNPIIQFSALSIIVVFQAYLSYVFITRQMKRARENAVPIPVTVKSKQKLKKKEGKKPIVSEDDDLPEVDQATKKNLRSRSSAKAK; encoded by the exons ATGGTTGCAATAAAAGGTCGCAAAAGTTCAAATAAAAATCCTCCTATATTCAGCCATGAATTTATCATTAAAAATCATGGAGATATTGTTTCTTGTGTGACTATGATCTTTGTGACTGGTTTAATGGTGCAG gcAACATCACCATGGGCATACATGTTTATTGCCATTCATCACAATGTAACTTCTGACATAGAAAATCCAACTATACCAATGAAATATGTTATTGGTTGGACAGATGCGTGtgctgtatttttttattttttgataacAATTATAATGCATGCTGTGTTTcaagaatatatatttgat AAAATTTCAAAACGTCTTCACCTCAGTAAGGTAAAGCTTGCTAAATTTAACGAATCCAGTCAACTTATTCTATTCTATGTATTGTCTGCTATATGGGGTATAGATATAATCGTCAG AGAAgatttgttattaaatataacTTCATTATGGAAAGAATATCCTGCACCACTGACCTTCTCATCAAAATTATTCTTTATCGGTCAACTTGCTTATTGGTTGCACTGTTACCCTGAATTATACTTCCAAAGGATAAAAAAGGAAGACATTCCACCTCGTGTTGTCCAAGCAACTATTGGATTGCTATTTACTCTAGCAGCTTATGTTTTTAA CTTCCAACAAGTAGGAATCCTGCTGTTAGTTTTGCACTATATGGGAGATGCTATGCTTCATGGAGCCAGAATTAGTCATTTTATTAGTAAAAAGGAAAAGGTGACAAAAa TGGTATTTCTTGTTGCAAAtacaatgtatatttttgcACGTATTGCAACCTTTGCTATTACAATTTTAGTATTCTTGTATGGTTTAAGCGAAATTGATAGTTCATTTGATTATATTACTGGAAACTATAATAATCCAATCATACAATTCTCAGCTTTAAGTATTATTGTTGTCTTCCAAGCCTACCTCTCTTATGTATTCATTACAAGGCAAATGAAGCGTGCTCGAGAAAATGCAGTTCCTATACCAGTAACGGTAAAATCAAAGCAAAAACTTAAAAAGAAAGAAG GGAAGAAGCCTATTGTATCCGAAGATGATGATTTACCAGAAGTTGATCAAGCAACGAAAAAGAATCTAAGGTCTCGTTCTTCTGCAAAAGCAAAGTAG